The Vicinamibacteria bacterium genome includes a region encoding these proteins:
- a CDS encoding EVE domain-containing protein produces the protein NADPKAIVGLARVVKEAYPDFTQFDRNSRYYDRRATEERPYWFMVDIEFVKKLQEPLSLETLRGIEEIGGMALLKKGQRLSVQPVTPEEWMTICKRAGVSPMV, from the coding sequence CGAACGCGGACCCGAAAGCGATCGTCGGTCTGGCCCGGGTGGTGAAAGAGGCCTATCCCGACTTCACCCAGTTCGACCGCAACAGCAGGTACTACGACCGTCGTGCCACGGAGGAAAGGCCCTACTGGTTCATGGTCGACATCGAGTTCGTGAAGAAGCTCCAAGAGCCCTTGAGCCTCGAGACCCTGCGCGGCATCGAAGAGATCGGAGGAATGGCCCTTCTCAAGAAAGGCCAGCGACTCTCGGTTCAACCGGTGACGCCCGAGGAGTGGATGACGATCTGCAAGCGCGCCGGCGTCTCCCCGATGGTCTAG